The Symphalangus syndactylus isolate Jambi chromosome 23, NHGRI_mSymSyn1-v2.1_pri, whole genome shotgun sequence genome has a window encoding:
- the VEGFA gene encoding vascular endothelial growth factor A, long form isoform X5, producing the protein MNFLLSWVHWSLALLLYLHHAKWSQAAPMAEGGGQNHHEVVKFMDVYQRSYCHPIETLVDIFQEYPDEIEYIFKPSCVPLMRCGGCCNDEGLECVPTEESNITMQIMRIKPHQGQHIGEMSFLQHNKCECRPKKDRARQENPCGPCSERRKHLFVQDPQTCKCSCKNTDSRCKARQLELNERTCRSLTRKD; encoded by the exons ATGAACTTTCTGCTGTCTTGGGTGCATTGGAGCCTTGCCTTGCTGCTCTACCTCCACCATGCCAAG TGGTCCCAGGCTGCACCCATGGCAGAAGGAGGAGGGCAGAATCATCATGAAG TGGTGAAGTTCATGGATGTCTATCAGCGCAGCTACTGCCATCCAATCGAGACCCTGGTGGACATCTTCCAGGAGTACCCTGATGAGATCGAGTACATCTTCAAGCCATCCTGTGTGCCCCTGATGCGATGCGGGGGCTGCTGCAATGACGAGGGCCTGGAGTGTGTGCCCACTGAGGAGTCCAACATCACCATGCAG ATTATGCGGATCAAACCTCACCAAGGCCAGCACATAGGAGAGATGAGCTTCCTACAGCACAACAAATGTGAATGCAG ACCAAAGAAAGATAGAGCAAGACAAGAAAA TCCCTGTGGGCCTTGCTCAGAGCGGAGAAAGCATTTGTTTGTACAAGATCCGCAGACGTGTAAATGTTCCTGCAAAAACACAGACTCACGTTGCAAGGCGAGGCAGCTTGAGTTAAACGAACGTACTTGCAG ATCTCTCACCAGGAAAGACTGA
- the VEGFA gene encoding vascular endothelial growth factor A, long form isoform X2 encodes MNFLLSWVHWSLALLLYLHHAKWSQAAPMAEGGGQNHHEVVKFMDVYQRSYCHPIETLVDIFQEYPDEIEYIFKPSCVPLMRCGGCCNDEGLECVPTEESNITMQIMRIKPHQGQHIGEMSFLQHNKCECRPKKDRARQEKKSVRGKGKGQKRKRKKSRYKSWSVPCGPCSERRKHLFVQDPQTCKCSCKNTDSRCKARQLELNERTCRCDKPRR; translated from the exons ATGAACTTTCTGCTGTCTTGGGTGCATTGGAGCCTTGCCTTGCTGCTCTACCTCCACCATGCCAAG TGGTCCCAGGCTGCACCCATGGCAGAAGGAGGAGGGCAGAATCATCATGAAG TGGTGAAGTTCATGGATGTCTATCAGCGCAGCTACTGCCATCCAATCGAGACCCTGGTGGACATCTTCCAGGAGTACCCTGATGAGATCGAGTACATCTTCAAGCCATCCTGTGTGCCCCTGATGCGATGCGGGGGCTGCTGCAATGACGAGGGCCTGGAGTGTGTGCCCACTGAGGAGTCCAACATCACCATGCAG ATTATGCGGATCAAACCTCACCAAGGCCAGCACATAGGAGAGATGAGCTTCCTACAGCACAACAAATGTGAATGCAG ACCAAAGAAAGATAGAGCAAGACAAGAAAA aaaatcagttcgaggaaagggaaaggggcaAAAACGAAAGCGCAAGAAATCCCGGTATAAGTCCTGGAGCGT TCCCTGTGGGCCTTGCTCAGAGCGGAGAAAGCATTTGTTTGTACAAGATCCGCAGACGTGTAAATGTTCCTGCAAAAACACAGACTCACGTTGCAAGGCGAGGCAGCTTGAGTTAAACGAACGTACTTGCAG ATGTGACAAGCCGAGGCGGTGA
- the VEGFA gene encoding vascular endothelial growth factor A, long form isoform X7: MNFLLSWVHWSLALLLYLHHAKWSQAAPMAEGGGQNHHEVVKFMDVYQRSYCHPIETLVDIFQEYPDEIEYIFKPSCVPLMRCGGCCNDEGLECVPTEESNITMQIMRIKPHQGQHIGEMSFLQHNKCECRPKKDRARQEKKSVRGKGKGQKRKRKKSRYKSWSVCDKPRR; this comes from the exons ATGAACTTTCTGCTGTCTTGGGTGCATTGGAGCCTTGCCTTGCTGCTCTACCTCCACCATGCCAAG TGGTCCCAGGCTGCACCCATGGCAGAAGGAGGAGGGCAGAATCATCATGAAG TGGTGAAGTTCATGGATGTCTATCAGCGCAGCTACTGCCATCCAATCGAGACCCTGGTGGACATCTTCCAGGAGTACCCTGATGAGATCGAGTACATCTTCAAGCCATCCTGTGTGCCCCTGATGCGATGCGGGGGCTGCTGCAATGACGAGGGCCTGGAGTGTGTGCCCACTGAGGAGTCCAACATCACCATGCAG ATTATGCGGATCAAACCTCACCAAGGCCAGCACATAGGAGAGATGAGCTTCCTACAGCACAACAAATGTGAATGCAG ACCAAAGAAAGATAGAGCAAGACAAGAAAA aaaatcagttcgaggaaagggaaaggggcaAAAACGAAAGCGCAAGAAATCCCGGTATAAGTCCTGGAGCGT ATGTGACAAGCCGAGGCGGTGA
- the VEGFA gene encoding vascular endothelial growth factor A, long form isoform X1 yields MNFLLSWVHWSLALLLYLHHAKWSQAAPMAEGGGQNHHEVVKFMDVYQRSYCHPIETLVDIFQEYPDEIEYIFKPSCVPLMRCGGCCNDEGLECVPTEESNITMQIMRIKPHQGQHIGEMSFLQHNKCECRPKKDRARQEKKSVRGKGKGQKRKRKKSRYKSWSVYVGARCCLMPWSLPGPHPCGPCSERRKHLFVQDPQTCKCSCKNTDSRCKARQLELNERTCRCDKPRR; encoded by the exons ATGAACTTTCTGCTGTCTTGGGTGCATTGGAGCCTTGCCTTGCTGCTCTACCTCCACCATGCCAAG TGGTCCCAGGCTGCACCCATGGCAGAAGGAGGAGGGCAGAATCATCATGAAG TGGTGAAGTTCATGGATGTCTATCAGCGCAGCTACTGCCATCCAATCGAGACCCTGGTGGACATCTTCCAGGAGTACCCTGATGAGATCGAGTACATCTTCAAGCCATCCTGTGTGCCCCTGATGCGATGCGGGGGCTGCTGCAATGACGAGGGCCTGGAGTGTGTGCCCACTGAGGAGTCCAACATCACCATGCAG ATTATGCGGATCAAACCTCACCAAGGCCAGCACATAGGAGAGATGAGCTTCCTACAGCACAACAAATGTGAATGCAG ACCAAAGAAAGATAGAGCAAGACAAGAAAA aaaatcagttcgaggaaagggaaaggggcaAAAACGAAAGCGCAAGAAATCCCGGTATAAGTCCTGGAGCGTGTACGTTGGTGCCCGCTGCTGTCTAATGCCCTGGAGCCTCCCTGGCCCCCA TCCCTGTGGGCCTTGCTCAGAGCGGAGAAAGCATTTGTTTGTACAAGATCCGCAGACGTGTAAATGTTCCTGCAAAAACACAGACTCACGTTGCAAGGCGAGGCAGCTTGAGTTAAACGAACGTACTTGCAG ATGTGACAAGCCGAGGCGGTGA
- the VEGFA gene encoding vascular endothelial growth factor A, long form isoform X3: protein MNFLLSWVHWSLALLLYLHHAKWSQAAPMAEGGGQNHHEVVKFMDVYQRSYCHPIETLVDIFQEYPDEIEYIFKPSCVPLMRCGGCCNDEGLECVPTEESNITMQIMRIKPHQGQHIGEMSFLQHNKCECRPKKDRARQEKKSVRGKGKGQKRKRKKSRPCGPCSERRKHLFVQDPQTCKCSCKNTDSRCKARQLELNERTCRCDKPRR, encoded by the exons ATGAACTTTCTGCTGTCTTGGGTGCATTGGAGCCTTGCCTTGCTGCTCTACCTCCACCATGCCAAG TGGTCCCAGGCTGCACCCATGGCAGAAGGAGGAGGGCAGAATCATCATGAAG TGGTGAAGTTCATGGATGTCTATCAGCGCAGCTACTGCCATCCAATCGAGACCCTGGTGGACATCTTCCAGGAGTACCCTGATGAGATCGAGTACATCTTCAAGCCATCCTGTGTGCCCCTGATGCGATGCGGGGGCTGCTGCAATGACGAGGGCCTGGAGTGTGTGCCCACTGAGGAGTCCAACATCACCATGCAG ATTATGCGGATCAAACCTCACCAAGGCCAGCACATAGGAGAGATGAGCTTCCTACAGCACAACAAATGTGAATGCAG ACCAAAGAAAGATAGAGCAAGACAAGAAAA aaaatcagttcgaggaaagggaaaggggcaAAAACGAAAGCGCAAGAAATCCCG TCCCTGTGGGCCTTGCTCAGAGCGGAGAAAGCATTTGTTTGTACAAGATCCGCAGACGTGTAAATGTTCCTGCAAAAACACAGACTCACGTTGCAAGGCGAGGCAGCTTGAGTTAAACGAACGTACTTGCAG ATGTGACAAGCCGAGGCGGTGA
- the VEGFA gene encoding vascular endothelial growth factor A, long form isoform X4, translated as MNFLLSWVHWSLALLLYLHHAKWSQAAPMAEGGGQNHHEVVKFMDVYQRSYCHPIETLVDIFQEYPDEIEYIFKPSCVPLMRCGGCCNDEGLECVPTEESNITMQIMRIKPHQGQHIGEMSFLQHNKCECRPKKDRARQENPCGPCSERRKHLFVQDPQTCKCSCKNTDSRCKARQLELNERTCRCDKPRR; from the exons ATGAACTTTCTGCTGTCTTGGGTGCATTGGAGCCTTGCCTTGCTGCTCTACCTCCACCATGCCAAG TGGTCCCAGGCTGCACCCATGGCAGAAGGAGGAGGGCAGAATCATCATGAAG TGGTGAAGTTCATGGATGTCTATCAGCGCAGCTACTGCCATCCAATCGAGACCCTGGTGGACATCTTCCAGGAGTACCCTGATGAGATCGAGTACATCTTCAAGCCATCCTGTGTGCCCCTGATGCGATGCGGGGGCTGCTGCAATGACGAGGGCCTGGAGTGTGTGCCCACTGAGGAGTCCAACATCACCATGCAG ATTATGCGGATCAAACCTCACCAAGGCCAGCACATAGGAGAGATGAGCTTCCTACAGCACAACAAATGTGAATGCAG ACCAAAGAAAGATAGAGCAAGACAAGAAAA TCCCTGTGGGCCTTGCTCAGAGCGGAGAAAGCATTTGTTTGTACAAGATCCGCAGACGTGTAAATGTTCCTGCAAAAACACAGACTCACGTTGCAAGGCGAGGCAGCTTGAGTTAAACGAACGTACTTGCAG ATGTGACAAGCCGAGGCGGTGA
- the VEGFA gene encoding vascular endothelial growth factor A, long form isoform X8: MNFLLSWVHWSLALLLYLHHAKWSQAAPMAEGGGQNHHEVVKFMDVYQRSYCHPIETLVDIFQEYPDEIEYIFKPSCVPLMRCGGCCNDEGLECVPTEESNITMQIMRIKPHQGQHIGEMSFLQHNKCECRPKKDRARQEKCDKPRR; this comes from the exons ATGAACTTTCTGCTGTCTTGGGTGCATTGGAGCCTTGCCTTGCTGCTCTACCTCCACCATGCCAAG TGGTCCCAGGCTGCACCCATGGCAGAAGGAGGAGGGCAGAATCATCATGAAG TGGTGAAGTTCATGGATGTCTATCAGCGCAGCTACTGCCATCCAATCGAGACCCTGGTGGACATCTTCCAGGAGTACCCTGATGAGATCGAGTACATCTTCAAGCCATCCTGTGTGCCCCTGATGCGATGCGGGGGCTGCTGCAATGACGAGGGCCTGGAGTGTGTGCCCACTGAGGAGTCCAACATCACCATGCAG ATTATGCGGATCAAACCTCACCAAGGCCAGCACATAGGAGAGATGAGCTTCCTACAGCACAACAAATGTGAATGCAG ACCAAAGAAAGATAGAGCAAGACAAGAAAA ATGTGACAAGCCGAGGCGGTGA
- the VEGFA gene encoding vascular endothelial growth factor A, long form isoform X9, with amino-acid sequence MNFLLSWVHWSLALLLYLHHAKWSQAAPMAEGGGQNHHEVVKFMDVYQRSYCHPIETLVDIFQEYPDEIEYIFKPSCVPLMRCGGCCNDEGLECVPTEESNITMQIMRIKPHQGQHIGEMSFLQHNKCECRCDKPRR; translated from the exons ATGAACTTTCTGCTGTCTTGGGTGCATTGGAGCCTTGCCTTGCTGCTCTACCTCCACCATGCCAAG TGGTCCCAGGCTGCACCCATGGCAGAAGGAGGAGGGCAGAATCATCATGAAG TGGTGAAGTTCATGGATGTCTATCAGCGCAGCTACTGCCATCCAATCGAGACCCTGGTGGACATCTTCCAGGAGTACCCTGATGAGATCGAGTACATCTTCAAGCCATCCTGTGTGCCCCTGATGCGATGCGGGGGCTGCTGCAATGACGAGGGCCTGGAGTGTGTGCCCACTGAGGAGTCCAACATCACCATGCAG ATTATGCGGATCAAACCTCACCAAGGCCAGCACATAGGAGAGATGAGCTTCCTACAGCACAACAAATGTGAATGCAG ATGTGACAAGCCGAGGCGGTGA
- the VEGFA gene encoding vascular endothelial growth factor A, long form isoform X6: MAEGGGQNHHEVVKFMDVYQRSYCHPIETLVDIFQEYPDEIEYIFKPSCVPLMRCGGCCNDEGLECVPTEESNITMQIMRIKPHQGQHIGEMSFLQHNKCECRPKKDRARQEKKSVRGKGKGQKRKRKKSRYKSWSVPCGPCSERRKHLFVQDPQTCKCSCKNTDSRCKARQLELNERTCRCDKPRR, encoded by the exons ATGGCAGAAGGAGGAGGGCAGAATCATCATGAAG TGGTGAAGTTCATGGATGTCTATCAGCGCAGCTACTGCCATCCAATCGAGACCCTGGTGGACATCTTCCAGGAGTACCCTGATGAGATCGAGTACATCTTCAAGCCATCCTGTGTGCCCCTGATGCGATGCGGGGGCTGCTGCAATGACGAGGGCCTGGAGTGTGTGCCCACTGAGGAGTCCAACATCACCATGCAG ATTATGCGGATCAAACCTCACCAAGGCCAGCACATAGGAGAGATGAGCTTCCTACAGCACAACAAATGTGAATGCAG ACCAAAGAAAGATAGAGCAAGACAAGAAAA aaaatcagttcgaggaaagggaaaggggcaAAAACGAAAGCGCAAGAAATCCCGGTATAAGTCCTGGAGCGT TCCCTGTGGGCCTTGCTCAGAGCGGAGAAAGCATTTGTTTGTACAAGATCCGCAGACGTGTAAATGTTCCTGCAAAAACACAGACTCACGTTGCAAGGCGAGGCAGCTTGAGTTAAACGAACGTACTTGCAG ATGTGACAAGCCGAGGCGGTGA